Proteins from one Acanthopagrus latus isolate v.2019 chromosome 18, fAcaLat1.1, whole genome shotgun sequence genomic window:
- the grxcr1a gene encoding glutaredoxin domain-containing cysteine-rich protein 1 — MEGTMLTAGQEKPQKRVRFRVASGNSGRVLKEMFKDEGPSDSLDSDCTSSSDADRASTPSTSGDVQGHLYGYLGSELDDSECEPDDLLMYAGATKDWMFTTKRVNILSKNGTVRGVKHKVSAGQTLFENLPNSNSTELALEFGRIVIYTTSFRVVRTTFERCELVRKIFQNHRVKFVEKNIALDCEYGKDLEERCKRVGEPPSLPVVFIDGHYLGGAEKILGMNESGELQDLLTRIERVQHPRTCQTCGDFAFIPCPMCHGSKMSVFRNCFTDSFKALKCTSCNENGLQPCVSCSR, encoded by the exons ATGGAGGGGACGATGCTGACGGCGGGACAGGAGAAGCCACAGAAGCGGGTGAGGTTCCGCGTGGCTTCGGGGAACAGCGGCCGGGTGCTGAAGGAGATGTTCAAAGACGAGGGGCCCTCGGACTCCCTGGACTCAGACTGTACCAGCAGCTCTGACGCCGACCGGGCCAGCACTCCCTCCACAAGCGGAGATGTGCAGGGACACCTGTATGGATACCTGGGCTCCGAGCTGGACGACAGCGAGTGTGAGCCCGATGATCTGCTCATGTACGCAGGGGCCACCAAGGACTGGATGTTCACCACCAAGAGGGTCAACATACTCAGTAAAAACGGGACTGTGAGAGGAGTCAAGCACAAAGTCAGCGCCGGTCAGACGCTGTTTGAAAACCTGCCCAACTCTAACAGT ACGGAGCTGGCTCTTGAGTTTGGCCGCATCGTGATCTACACCACGAGTTTCCGCGTGGTGAGGACGACCTTCGAGCGCTGCGAGCTGGTCCGGAAGATCTTCCAGAACCACAGGGTGAAGTTCGTGGAGAAGAACATCGCCCTGGACTGCGAGTACGGGAAGGATCTGGAGGAGCGGTGCAAACGCGTGGGAGAGCCTCCTTCATTACCAGTCGTGTTCATCGACGGACACTACCTTGGG GGTGCTGAGAAAATACTGGGCATGAATGAATCAGGAGAGCTTCAAGATCTTCTGACAAGAATTGAG AGGGTACAGCACCCCCGGACGTGCCAGACCTGCGGCGACTTCGCCTTCATCCCGTGCCCAATGTGCCATGGCAGCAAGATGTCCGTGTTTCGCAACTGCTTCACGGATTCCTTCAAAGCCCTCAAGTGCACTTCCTGCAACGAGAACGGCCTGCAGCcgtgtgtgagctgcagccgGTGA